The genomic interval agtaaaaCATGATCtgataaacttttttttttcttttattaaatggAATGCATTTGGATTTTGGGGGTGAATGAAATGAAACTTTCAACCCACATGAGATGAGGGATATTAATCGATCAAGCAAACTTTATAGTACTAAAGTAAAGGTTTCTCTTTAGGGTGTCTTTAATTTAGTAATTGCAATGTTgtttcaagttttgaaaataatggactacttttgttattatttaaagtGCACTAATAACATGTTAATTATCTATATTACACTTCATAATCGTTTTAATAAGTGTGAAATTAAGATTATATTAGAGTTCTTCCATCTTCTTCTGAATTCACGTTGAActaatcaaatataataataccATCACACATATCAgaactctttttctctctcactctctgtGCTCCCTACTCTAAACCCTTATTCTTTTTTAGGCGAAGTAAAGTAAATCAGACAACCACAAGAACCTAAACCCCTCGTTAATGATGCGAGAGAGATTATGGATAATTAAACACAATCTTTAGTGCCCAGTTCTCACAAtgataaaaagagaaaaaatttcaacttcaacacaaaataaaaagaaaaaagtaggGAAAATTTGGAGgggggaaaaaagaaagaaagagaaaaagaagcaaatgAAATGTAGCACTATGATTGTGTTAAGTTAAGAGGGGAAAACAAAGCAAACTATTAACAGAATAAGGGGGTTGCTTTTTAATTGAGGgaagacaaaaaagaaaagaaaaagtatccAAAGTTTGTAACAGAAGGAAcccagatttttttttttccttaatttttctcTTCATCTATTGATTGCAAAAACTGTAAACAGTGATTAACAACATGAAACCcacaaaaataaaactaatttagatcacaaagaaaaatcaaaaaccAATTTACAGtaaatctcctttttttttttttattattattattaatattaatttttgtttattttatttttgttttaagcTTCAATTTCGAACCTTGAATATTTAATGGAGCCCATCGATATGTCGATCTCGATCAAATTCTCCTCCTCATTGATGTCGTTAATTTCAGCCAACACCTCCACAAGATTCTTCTTTTGAAAATCCGACAGTTTCTGGTAACGAAACGACATGCCGTCCTCGTCCTCGTCGTCGACGTCATCAAACTTATGGCTGACGTAATGTCCGGTCGGGAGAGCGATTTCGATCAAACTTTCCTCGTCGGAAATCGAACCGTCATCAGACCGGTCCGGGTTGTTCGGTTTATACGATCGGTGGTCAAAATACGGCCACTCCACTTCAGATTCCTCGGTGGTCGTGAAATTATCATCCGCACATTCACTCTCCGACAGCAAATCTCCGGTCGTCGGAGCTGACACCGACGAGGATTTCAAGTGATCAGAAAAAAAGGTCAGTTTCTtctgatcttcttcttcttcttcttcttgaactTGTTGTACAAATTTCTGAATAGGAAGTGAATTTCTTTTGGAGATTGAGAAATAAAGCATAGACATAATCAGAGCTATGGAAGTAAGTAAAAAAGATGAGAAAGATCTAAACCCCAAAAACCCCAAACAGAGGAGAAAAAAAGTTAGAGCAATAAACCAGGATAATGGGGTTCTCAAAGGAAGAGTAGTGGCCATTTGATCCTCAAATGTGATTTTCAACTTCATAGActcaaaaaaggaaaaggggAAAGGGCTTGGCTTGGCTTGGCAATTATTATCAATTactaaagtttaaaaaaaaaaaaaaaaaaaaaaaaaaaaaaaagtcaagtttTTATGGCTCTTTCAAAGGCTTGAAACTAGAAAgagtaaaagaaattaaaaaggtTGAAGCTTTATGAagaattgatgaaatagagaaatGGGTAATGCGAAATAATAGATGTAAAGAAGATAGAAGAGAATGTAAAAatggagaaggaaaaaaaaaaggaaattttagaaaagaaagTGTGTGGAGAAATGGTTAAGAAGTAAAGGGAGAAAAACCCATTGTGTTGTTAAGATGAAGAGTTTAGGGTTTTGTAAAGAAATTTGGGATTGTAGTTATTCTGCAAGTTTTTCCCTGGCTTGGGTTTGGTTTAGTTTACAGTTTCATGGAGCATAGAAATTAGAGGAAAGCCATGTGCAGATCTCTGAGCTCACCACATGGCATTTTTCTTCCTTCCTCTTTTCAATGCATTacaaaattaacccaattaataaaattaaaacagaGATCCAATCTAATTACTTTACGCTCATCTTTTTGAAATCTACTTGATcatattattgaaaaattaaaatttctcaTATGATAAATT from Benincasa hispida cultivar B227 chromosome 10, ASM972705v1, whole genome shotgun sequence carries:
- the LOC120089322 gene encoding uncharacterized protein LOC120089322, producing the protein MATTLPLRTPLSWFIALTFFLLCLGFLGFRSFSSFLLTSIALIMSMLYFSISKRNSLPIQKFVQQVQEEEEEEDQKKLTFFSDHLKSSSVSAPTTGDLLSESECADDNFTTTEESEVEWPYFDHRSYKPNNPDRSDDGSISDEESLIEIALPTGHYVSHKFDDVDDEDEDGMSFRYQKLSDFQKKNLVEVLAEINDINEEENLIEIDISMGSIKYSRFEIEA